From the genome of Spodoptera frugiperda isolate SF20-4 chromosome 23, AGI-APGP_CSIRO_Sfru_2.0, whole genome shotgun sequence, one region includes:
- the LOC118266995 gene encoding peroxisomal acyl-coenzyme A oxidase 3 has product MLKKMAKDQGIQEQLRLYLPDLPKGPLDAYRKKATFDWRRMKLAYDNLNTLKLKHDIWSFMESHPLFKHTEATRVLDEERHIATKRMYTIYNEQFLRFEKIAEDPKSFQAESEALFMFDSSLAVKISLTFRMFSNAIQGNGKSHHYPIIEDVEKAKIGGCFALTEVSHGSNAKGMRTTATYIPEKKQFVMHSADFEAAKCWVGSLGKCATHAIVYAMLISKGKNHGLHTFVVPIRDPKTLKPYPGVIVGDLGEKIGLNGVDNGFVMFNNYHLPKEAALDKLGGVDDNGDYQTPFRDPSKRFGAALGILSGGRVHITAISTYYLQKAIVIAIRYSAVRKQFGPENAKEETPVLEYQQQQIRLLPYLAATYAMKIFSVWLSCLHINMTISSYVGEDANAAARGIELHALSSAVKPLFGWTSRDGIQNCREACGGHGYLKAAAIGDLRNDNDANCTYEGENSLLLQQTSNWLLNVWARRETLTADDSPLGSLQFLQNVDQLLQEKCPWNSVQEFMEPANLIHAYKWLTAFMLKMTAEKVALLKGQGKDNFSAKNESQSYNAVTLSVVYGENYVLNNFYKAAQEFDDANCRAVLLKLVALYGSFLLEKHLATLYIGGYLRGEQGLCVREGTLSLCRDISPEAVALVDSLAPPDFCLKSVLGMSDGEAYKHIQSSVMTYPGSMTRPEWWRDVVYWQSYAPSKL; this is encoded by the exons atgttaaaaaaaatggcaAAGGACCAAGGAATTCAAGAACAATTGAGGTTGTATTTACCAGACCTACCTAAAGGTCCTTTGGATGCTTACCGGAAAAAAGCTACTTTTGATTGGCGACGTATGAAACTGGCTTATGACAACTTgaacacattaaaattaaaa CATGACATTTGGAGTTTCATGGAAAGTCATCCACTGTTCAAACATACCGAAGCTACACGAGTTTTGGATGAAGAGAGACACATTGCCACAAAGAGGATGTACACAATCTATAATGAACAATTTTTACGCTTTGAAAAG atcGCCGAGGATCCGAAGTCATTCCAAGCTGAAAGCGAAGCACTGTTCATGTTCGACAGTTCCCTAGCAGTGAAAATCTCACTAACCTTCAGGATGTTCAGCAATGCTATCCAGGGCAATGGAAAGAGCCACCACTACCCCATCATCGAAGATGTGGAGAAAGCTAAGATTGGAGGCTGTTTCGCGTTAACTGAGGTGTCCCATGGCTCCAATGCTAAGGGGATGAGGACCACAGCCACTTACATTCCTGAGAAGAAGCAGTTTGTCATGCATAGTGCTGACTTTGAGGCTGCAAAGTGCTGGGTCGGGTCGCTAG GAAAATGCGCAACTCACGCTATCGTATACGCCATGTTGATATCTAAAGGGAAGAACCATGGTCTCCATACTTTCGTCGTACCTATCAGGGACCCCAAAACCTTGAAACCTTACCCTGGAGTCATTGTGGGAGATTTAGGCGAAAAAATCGGCCTCAATGGAGTCGATAATGG TTTCGTCATGTTCAATAACTACCACCTACCTAAGGAGGCTGCGTTGGACAAGTTGGGTGGAGTAGACGACAATGGCGATTACCAGACACCTTTCAGAGACCCTAGCAAGAGGTTCGGAGCAGCCCTTGGAATCCTATCAG GCGGGCGAGTCCACATCACTGCTATATCCACGTACTACCTGCAGAAGGCTATCGTCATAGCCATTAGGTACTCGGCAGTGAGGAAGCAGTTTGGTCCTGAGAATGCCAAGGAGGAGACGCCAGTCTTAGAATACCAGCAACAG caAATCCGTCTCCTGCCGTACTTGGCAGCCACGTATGCTATGAAGATATTCTCCGTTTGGCTGAGTTGTCTGCACATCAACATGACCATCAGCAGCTATGTCG GTGAGGATGCGAACGCGGCGGCGCGCGGTATAGAGCTGCACGCGCTGTCGTCGGCCGTGAAGCCACTGTTCGGCTGGACCTCGCGCGACGGCATACAGAACTGCAGGGAGGCCTGCGGGGGACACGGGTACTTGAAAG CGGCGGCTATCGGCGACCTGCGCAACGACAACGACGCCAACTGCACGTACGAGGGGGAGAACAGCCTCCTGCTGCAGCAGACCAGCAACTGGCTGCTTAACGTGTGGGCACGCCGGGAGACACTCACCGCGGACGACTCTCCCCTCGGCTCGCTGCAGTTCTTGCAAAACGTGGACCAGTTACTCCAGGAAAAATGCCCCTGGAACAGTGTCCAGGAATTCATGGAGCCAGCTA ATTTGATCCACGCATACAAATGGCTGACGGCGTTCATGCTGAAGATGACGGCGGAGAAGGTGGCGCTGCTGAAGGGCCAGGGTAAAGACAACTTCTCGGCCAAGAACGAATCGCAGTCCTACAACGCGGTCACTCTGTCTGTTGTCTACGGAGAG AACTACGTACTGAACAACTTCTATAAGGCTGCGCAGGAGTTTGATGACGCTAATTGTCGCGCCGTGTTACTCAAACTGGTGGCTTTGTATGGATCCTTCCTCTTGGAGAAACATTTGGCCACGCTCTACATT GGCGGGTACCTGCGCGGCGAGCAAGGCCTGTGTGTCCGCGAGGGTACACTGTCCCTGTGCCGAGACATCAGCCCCGAGGCCGTGGCTCTCGTGGACTCGCTGGCGCCGCCCGACTTCTGCCTCAAGTCCGTACTAGGAATGTCCGACGGAGAA GCGTACAAACACATCCAATCCAGTGTGATGACGTACCCGGGGTCGATGACCCGGCCCGAGTGGTGGCGCGACGTAGTGTACTGGCAGTCCTACGCTCCCTCCAAGCTGTAA
- the LOC118266855 gene encoding glutamate receptor ionotropic, kainate glr-3, whose product MLCYNFRLQVESFPILKDLHERRDLESVLIDLLNVLTRDYEVTCIAIICDEVYLNVFGGPLFKRTASVPYVMTVVEDYEDLLSPNFVTLESLRAARKEGCNVYVILLANGLQASRLLRFGDRHRILDTRAKYIMLHDFRLFRSELHYIWRRIVNIIFVKYHKKILGVSKSRAWFELSTVPFPNPIKGVFVPRRVDIWKNENFYYKRPLFADKTSNLNGEVLNVVYLDHVPSVVVVKNNGSNKIGGVEVEILHTLAEKMNFKPKPYQAINAELHKWGQKQPNGSFSGLLGEMVNGRADVALGNLQYTPYHLELTDLSIPYTSQCWTFLTPEALTDNSWKTLILPFKLYMWIAVLLVLLITGTIFYGLAKNHMNLQEYKKLRPIQTNVDEEDAKPGLYLFGEIINSILYTYGMLLVVSLPRLPTGWSIRLLTGWYWLYCILLVVSYRASMTAILANPAPRVTIDTLRELVDSKVTCGGWGTQSKKFFQESLDENTQKIGDKFETIDDPLKAADKVAQGVYAYYANSDFLQYISVVRKNALNGSKGNLTNTTEITPKTDTQRNLHIMSDCVVNIPISIGFHKNSPLKPLADVYMWRVVEVGLVEKWLNDVMHPIHTLKTNEDELKALMNLKKLYGAFIALAIGYTVSALCLVGELTHWHFIVKRDPNFDKYALHLYYRNKNKKNY is encoded by the exons ATGT TATGTTACAATTTCAGATTACAAGTTGAATCGTTTCCCATTTTAAAAGACTTACATGAGCGGAGAGACCTGGAATCTGTCCTAATAGACCTCCTGAATGTCCTGACGAGGGACTATGAGGTGACCTGCATCGCTATTATCTGTGATGAGGTCTACCTGAACGTGTTTGGTGGACCGTTGTTTAAAAGGACTGCGTCTGTACCTTACGTCATG ACCGTTGTAGAGGATTACGAGGACTTGTTATCTCCAAACTTCGTAACATTAGAATCATTGAGGGCTGCTAGAAAAGAAGGATGCAACGTGTACGTCATACTTCTTGCTAATGGCCTACAAGCTTCTCGTTTGTTGCGGTTCGGAGACAG GCATCGCATTCTCGACACAAGAGCTAAATACATAATGTTACATGACTTCCGACTATTTCGCAGCGAGCTTCATTACATATGGCGCAGAATAGTCAACATTATATTCGTCAAATACCACAAAAAGATTTTGGGTGTCTCCAAAAGTCGAGCATGGTTTGAGCTCTCTACAGTGCCCTTTCCAAATCCGATAAAAGGAGTTTTCGTTCCAAGACGGGTCGATATATGGAAAAACGAGAATTTTTACTACAAAAGGCCTCTGTTTGCAGACAAAACTAGCAACTTAAATGGTGAAGTGTTGAACGTTGTTTATTTGGACCACGTACCATCTGTAGTGGTTGTTAAAAACAATGGCAGTAATAAAATAGGCGGTGTCGAAGTTGAG ATCTTGCATACATTAGCCGAAAAAATGAACTTCAAACCCAAACCGTATCAGGCTATAAACGCTGAGCTGCACAAATGGGGCCAAAAGCAGCCAAATGGCTCATTTTCTGGACTTTTGGGCGAGATGGTGAACGGGCGGGCAGATGTGGCGTTAGGGAACCTGCAGTACACGCCGTATCACCTGGAACTCACAGACTTGAGTATACCTTATACGTCACAATGTTGGACATTTCTGACACCAGAAGCTTTAACTGACAATTCTTGGAAGACATTAATTTTACCGTTCAA ATTGTATATGTGGATAGCAGTTCTCCTGGTGTTATTAATAACTGGGACTATTTTCTATGGTTTAGCAAAAAACCACATGAATTTGCAAGAATACAAAAAACTACGTCCAATCCAAACTAATGTCGACGAAGAAG ATGCAAAGCCGGGGCTTTATCTGTTTGGAGAAATAATAAACAGCATCCTGTACACTTATGGAATGCTGCTTGTCGTGTCTCTGCCAAGGCTACCAACGGGATGGTCAATAAGGCTGTTGACAGGCTGGTACTGGCTCTACTGCATACTGCTGGTGGTTTCCTACAGAGCCAGTATGACCGCTATACTCGCCAACCCCGCGCCCAGGGTAACCATCGACACACTCCGAGAGCTCGTCGATAGTAAAGTCACTTGTGGCGGCTGGGGCACGCAATCCAAAAAGTTCTTTCAAGAATCTCTTGACGAAAACACTCAAAAAATCGGAGATAAATTTGAAACCATAGACGACCCTTTGAAGGCCGCTGATAAAGTGGCACAAGGAGTATACGCATATTACGCAAATTCTGATTTTCTTCAGTACATAAGTGTTGTTAGGAAGAATGCTTTGAATGGTTCAAAGGGAAACTTGACAAATACGACAGAAATCACACCTAAAACAGATACCCAACGAAACCTGCACATAATGTCAGACTGTGTAGTTAACATACCAATATCAATTGGTTTTCACAAAAACTCACCCCTGAAGCCACTGGCTGATGTATACATGTGGAGGGTGGTCGAAGTAGGCCTTGTTGAGAAATGGCTCAATGATGTGATGCATCCTATACacacattaaaaacaaatgaagatGAGCTGAAAGCCCTAATGAACCTTAAAAAGCTTTATGGTGCCTTCATTGCACTAGCCATAGGATACACCGTCAGTGCCCTTTGCCTGGTTGGGGAATTAACTCATTGGCATTTCATTGTTAAAAGAGATCCCAATTTTGACAAGTATGCTCTTCATTTATATTacagaaacaaaaacaagaagaactattaa
- the LOC126912218 gene encoding uncharacterized protein LOC126912218, whose product MPTTRRGEAALTEEEIVAERGHADEAASAGSRSTEPAPHFTQDFISTLIETITRAQVEANRSLVNTLMGSGGDFRASTPVGPPPSSNATGGGTAVAAPPCSEANFVKCTARFDGTSPDAEVLEAFLDAVEIYKECAAVSDEHALRGLPMLLEGEAAVWWRGVKASVTTWADATARLRATYGVAQPAHLILREIFAKEQQEERAETFICRVRALIARLPYTLDQTLQTDICYGLLHRRVVKRVPRDSVRGLDDLLHKARIAEDTYKASKVNSDNVRNNNSTDTSVASTTDRVLTQSSSATTGATSSRCNNRSRPRCSFCKLFGHVSDECRNREKGNISKNNDNTTKEVRCYGCGKQGVVRSKCDVCVNTTPKSDDKISFNKVDVDFCMNNVDVSNNSRSYTSRVDTDSCVSITSAYLSTRDDHPMVNISVEGRRGVAVVDTGATHSIASPLLHRILVNSGVRFTETRRFVRLADGTQGWRNLLSAETEVIIVGRRVRCQFLVLPGRNTRTLLGLDFLTRAGMVIDVARRTWSFSDSPERRYDFVSNYTLGSSNSVVAGLLHTASADDPAPRPREGKFTPARRRTPNAFIEDSAPRAARDVPASKGAARRRNKVSSLRKGEIKVYADKATVVANLAAPQNVKQLECFLCMSCKYRHFIGNYAGIARPLTDLLKKSSAWQWGTEQQEAYERIKSLLVSAPILRQADASKPFVLCTDSSAYCIGAVLMQGEGHDEQPVEYASRLLTSAERNYSTTEREALAVVWALGKFRGYVKSAKVIVRTDYQPLGWLMGQRSPSGRLARWAPMLREFDLSIEYTPRRSQVVAGTISRPVSAGDQDECDLCMISIDRPERSSSVRSSQPMDPRGTYAYRGHGVRRTL is encoded by the coding sequence ATGCCGACAACGAGGAGAGGAGAAGCCGCTCTCACAGAAGAGGAGATCGTCGCCGAGCGCGgccacgcggacgaagccgcgaGCGCCGGCTCGAGGTCGACAGAACCTGCTCCCCACTTCACCCAAGACTTCATATCCACGCTGATCGAAACGATCACGCGTGCGCAGGTGGAGGCTAACAGAAGTCTCGTTAACACGCTGATGGGATCCGGCGGCGACTTCAGAGCTTCCACCCCAGTCGGGCCTCCTCCATCATCAAACGCGACCGGCGGTGGTACCGCCGTCGCAGCGCCGCCGTGCAGCGAGGCAAACTTCGTGAAGTGCACGGCGAGATTCGACGGGACCTCCCCGGACGCTGAGGTCCTGGAAGCATTCCTGGACGCCGTCGAGATCTACAAGGAGTGCGCAGCAGTGAGCGACGAACACGCCCTGCGTGGGCTACCCATGCTCCTTGAGGGCGAAGCCGCCGTGTGGTGGCGCGGCGTAAAAGCGTCGGTAACTACATGGGCGGACGCGACCGCGCGCCTCCGTGCGACCTATGGCGTCGCGCAGCCCGCGCACCTCATCCTGCGCGAGATCTTCGCGAAGGAACAGCAGGAAGAACGTGCAGAGACATTTATATGTAGAGTGCGCGCGTTAATCGCTAGGTTGCCTTATACTTTAGATCAGacattacaaacagacatttgtTACGGCTTATTACATAGACGCGTAGTGAAACGTGTGCCGCGAGATAGTGTTCGTGGGTTAGACGACCTTTTACATAAGGCTAGGATCGCGGAGGATACCTACAAAGCGTCTAAAGTAAATTCCGATAATGTGCGTAATAATAATTCGACCGATACATCGGTGGCATCTACTACCGACCGTGTCCTCACACAATCGAGTTCCGCGACCACGGGCGCGACTTCGTCACGTTGCAACAACAGAAGTAGACCGCGTTGTAGCTTTTGTAAGCTCTTTGGACACGTAAGCGACGAGTGTCGTAACCGTGAAAAGGGtaatattagcaaaaataatgataacaCAACGAAGGAGGTACGTTGTTATGGATGTGGCAAGCAGGGAGTCGTGAGGTCGAAATGCGATGTTTGCGTGAACACAACGCCGAAGTCCGACGACAAAATATCTTTCAACAAAGTTGATGTagatttttgtatgaataacGTCGATGTTAGTAATAATTCTCGTAGTTACACTAGTAGGGTTGATACTGATTCGTGTGtaagcattacaagtgcatatCTAAGTACGCGCGACGATCACCCGATGGTGAATATTAGTGTCGAGGGCCGTAGGGGCGTGGCCGTTGTAGATACCGGCGCCACGCATAGCATAGCGAGCCCGCTCTTACACCGAATATTAGTTAACTCGGGAGTTCGATTTACCGAAACGAGACGTTTCGTGCGCCTAGCCGACGGCACACAGGGATGGAGGAACTTGCTGTCAGCCGAGACAGAGGTTATAATTGTAGGCCGTCGAGTAAGATGCCAGTTCCTAGTGTTGCCTGGTAGGAATACTAGGACTCTTTTAGGTTTAGATTTCTTGACTCGGGCCGGCATGGTTATAGACGTCGCCCGACGTACATGGTCGTTCTCGGACAGTCCGGAACGACGTTATGATTTTGTGTCTAATTACACCTTAGGTTCGAGCAATAGTGTCGTCGCCGGCCTATTGCACACCGCTTCTGCCGATGACCCAGCACCGCGACCGCGTGAAGGTAAGTTTACCCCCGCGCGGCGGCGTACGCCCAATGCGTTCATTGAAGACAGCGCGCCGCGAGCCGCGCGCGATGTACCTGCGTCGAAGGGCGCTGCGCGTCGTCGTAATAAGGTGAGTTCGCTTCGAAAAGGCGAGATCAAAGTCTACGCAGACAAGGCTACAGTCGTCGCCAACCTGGCTGCTCCACAGAACGTGAAGCAACTGGAGTGTTTCTTGTGCATGTCGTGTAAGTATCGACACTTCATAGGTAATTATGCAGGAATCGCGAGACCCCTCACTGACCTCCTGAAGAAGTCGAGTGCCTGGCAATGGGGCACCGAACAACAGGAGGCGTATGAGCGCATCAAGTCTCTGCTCGTTTCCGCTCCTATTCTCCGCCAGGCGGACGCATCAAAGCCATTTGTCCTTTGCACTGATAGCAGCGCCTATTGTATTGGGGCTGTTCTCATGCAGGGGGAGGGCCATGACGAACAGCCAGTTGAGTACGCGAGTCGACTCCTCACTAGCGCCGAGAGGAACTACTCCACGACTGAGCGAGAGGCTCTCGCCGTCGTGTGGGCACTCGGTAAGTTCCGCGGGTATGTGAAATCCGCGAAGGTCATTGTTAGGACTGACTACCAGCCCTTAGGGTGGCTGATGGGTCAGAGGTCACCTAGCGGTAGACTGGCCAGATGGGCCCCGATGTTGCGAGAGTTCGATCTCAGCATTGAGTACACACCCCGTCGCTCACAGGTAGTTGCAGGTACCATTTCGCGACCCGTAAGTGCAGGCGACCAGGACGAGTGTGACTTATGCATGATCAGTATCGATAGGCCAGAGAGAAGCAGCAGTGTTCGCAGCAGTCAGCCGATGGACCCCAGAGGTACGTATGCGTATCGAGGACATGGAGTCCGACGAACCCTCTAG